The following coding sequences lie in one Apium graveolens cultivar Ventura chromosome 3, ASM990537v1, whole genome shotgun sequence genomic window:
- the LOC141714218 gene encoding uncharacterized protein LOC141714218, whose product MLKWAVELGQFDLEYVPRTAIKGQALADFLLEFDSEIDDKALVTLHPHHAEESLEEFPHPWWILHVDGAVNNGGAGAGIVLVSPEGHHLMSAIHFKFYVTNNDTEYEALINGLKIALEMGVRNLIARSDSELVVNQVNGGFQARGPRTELYLRCTQRLIGMFKEVRLECVMREKNSNADALAKMGSQQEAVLLGSIPLEVQEIPSILEIEIMQVDEAPKETWMTPILA is encoded by the coding sequence ATGCTGAAGTGGgctgtggagttgggacagtttgatttggaatatgtGCCCCGGACAGCGATTAAAGGGCAAGCCCTAGCAgatttcttgttggaatttgattctgaaaTTGATGACAAAGCTTTGGTGACGCTACATCCACATCATGCTGAGGAGTCTTTGGAGGAGTTTCCACATCcctggtggatcttgcatgtggatggggcAGTTAACAACGGAGGAGCAGGTGCAGGTATAGTACTTGTGTCTCCGGAAGGCCACCACCTGATGAGCgcaattcatttcaagttttatgtAACGAATAATGATACGGAGTATGAAGCGTTGATTAATGGCCTGAAGATTGCTTTGGAAATGGGGGTGCGAAACCTAATTGCAAGAAGTGACTCGGAGCTGGTGGTGAATCAGGTGAACGGGGGATTTCAAGCGCGAGGCCCCCGAacagaattatacttgagatgtACACAGCGCCTGATTGGAATGTTCAAAGAAGTTAGGTTGGAATGTGTTATGCGGGAGAAGAACAGTAACGCGGATGCTCTCGCAAAAATGGGGTCGCAACAAGAGGCTGTGTTGTTAGGATCCATCCCTCTTGAAGTCCAAGAGATCCCCAGTATCCTAGAGATAGAAATTATGCAAGTggatgaggctcccaaggaaacatggatgacgcccattctGGCTTAG
- the LOC141710717 gene encoding protein TRACHEARY ELEMENT DIFFERENTIATION-RELATED 7A encodes MASDSDSTVIVVFVSLGGFCFLAFVLFALCCFIKYRKKASQEADNVRVDEHVKIKEDIVEGPHGTKAVVLTIEDDVHIEEDIRKNEKFGEGMNARSAVGIDVAESSSGSGH; translated from the coding sequence ATGGCATCGGATAGCGATTCAACTGTTATTGTTGTGTTTGTGTCATTAGGTGGCTTTTGCTTCCTTGCTTTCGTCTTGTTTGCCTTGTGTTGCTTCATCAAGTACAgaaagaaggcatctcaagaagctGACAATGTACGCGTAGATGAACATGTGAAGATTAAGGAAGATATCGTAGAAGGACCTCATGGAACAAAAGCTGTGGTGCTAACAATTGAGGACGATGTTCATATCGAAGAAGATATCAGGAAGAATGAAAAATTTGGTGAAGGAATGAATGCAAGATCTGCAGTTGGAATTGATGTTGCAGAATCATCTTCTGGTTCAGGTCATTAA
- the LOC141712283 gene encoding protein trichome berefringence-like 7 — protein sequence MGKLQLSLFDYFRPSPLRIFGLGNSIAGIHIKSWVSQTFNGLIFVCTFVFLVLAMNYGYSCMVLDVQPVVRNYEIYNVTAPRQECNYFDGSWVYDERYPLYNASDCPFAERGFNCLANGRKDKDYQKWRWKPKNCDILKFNVHVVLEMLRGKRVVFVGDSLGRTQWESMICLLMTGVEDKSSVYEINGKKITKQIRHLGVRFASYNLIVEFYRSVFLVQPGAVPKQSPKRVKSTLKLDVLDNISKKWIQSDILIFNSGHWWTPGKLFDMRCYFQIDGRLKLGMSTASAYNTALTTWSSWVQNMIDTNRTRVFFRTFEPSHWSGSKHLTCKVTRFPLNTTDGKERNPFSDTIIKVVKNMTVPVTVMHVTPMGASRSDAHVGTWSDNPLVPDCSHWCLPGVPDAWNEILFSRLLSQD from the exons ATGGGTAAATTGCAGTTGAGTTTATTTGATTATTTTAGGCCTTCTCCTCTGAGAATTTTTGGTTTGGGAAATTCCATAGCTGGGATTCATATAAAGAGTTGGGTTTCTCAGACATTTAATGGACTAATTTTTGTGTGTACATTTGTATTTTTGGTCTTAGCTATGAATTATGGGTATTCTTGTATGGTTCTTGATGTTCAGCCAGTTGTCCGAAATTACGAAATATATAATGTTACAGCTCCTAGACAGGAGTGCAACTATTTTGATGGAAGTTGGGTGTATGATGAGAGATACCCTTTGTACAATGCTTCTGATTGTCCTTTTGCGGAACGTGGTTTTAATTGTTTGGCAAATGGTCGAAAAGATAAAGATTATCAAAAGTGGAGGTGGAAGCCTAAGAATTGTGATATTTTGAAATTTAATGTTCATGTGGTTTTGGAAATGCTTCGTGGGAAAAGAGTTGTTTTTGTTGGTGATTCATTAGGTAGGACTCAATGGGAGTCTATGATATGTTTGCTAATGACTGGTGTGGAGGATAAATCAAGTGTGTATGAAATCAATGGGAAGAAGATCACAAAACAGATCAGACATTTAGGAGTTCGGTTTGCATCTTATAATTTGATAGTTGAGTTCTACCGTTCTGTTTTCCTAGTGCAGCCTGGTGCAGTCCCAAAACAGTCACCCAAAAGAGTTAAGTCAACATTAAAACTCGATGTCTTGGATAACATCAGCAAGAAGTGGATCCAGTCGGATATTCTTATCTTCAATTCAGGGCATTGGTGGACTCCTGGAAAGCTCTTTGACAT GCGCTGCTATTTCCAGATTGATGGAAGGTTGAAGCTGGGAATGTCAACCGCTTCTGCCTACAATACAGCATTAACCACATGGTCTTCTTGGGTGCAAAATATGATAGATACAAATAGAACACGTGTATTCTTTCGGACTTTTGAGCCCAGCCACTGGAG TGGTAGCAAACATCTTACTTGCAAAGTAACAAGGTTTCCTTTAAACACAACCGATGGCAAGGAGCGAAACCCATTTTCCGACACTATTATTAAGGTAGTGAAGAATATGACAGTTCCAGTAACCGTGATGCATGTCACTCCCATGGGGGCTTCCCGAAGTGATGCGCATGTTGGTACATGGAGTGACAACCCTTTAGTGCCAGACTGTAGTCATTGGTGCTTACCAGGAGTTCCTGATGCGTGGAATGAAATTCTTTTCTCACGTCTACTTTCTCAGGATTGA
- the LOC141712281 gene encoding uncharacterized protein LOC141712281 translates to MPSTSALTRTPFFPLSFLPIYNNHLFIQTHKFNFHSWSENTLLTVRAKKRDPQSQPLQNPSSIVDEVMFDEEDDGFLDDFDDEEFVDDEYSTEDNEPCVGDGEGGGGISLVGTSWDEEALAIAEEVALSFDGDLGIYAFKTFLHNNIRVRIEKLSNKSGSPNIQDIEAFSKAYRARLDKAEVAGSITGNVSLEVSSPGLERVIRIPQDLERFKERNMYVKYISTVAETGAPCECDGVFRLISYDLETKCCTWGIADVRINREKAGKGRPLNKKQREWRLDTPFETLKLVRNYPEF, encoded by the exons ATGCCTTCGACTTCTGCGCTCACAAGAACCCCTTTTTTCCCACTCTCATTTCTACCCATTTATAATAACCATCTTTTCATCCAAACCCACAAGTTCAATTTTCATTCTTGGTCCGAAAATACCCTTCTCACTGTCAGGGCCAAGAAAAGGGACCCACAATCCCAACCCCTTCAAAACCCATCTTCCATTGTTGATGAAGTCATGTTTGATGAAGAGGATGATGgttttcttgatgattttgatgatg AGGAATTTGTGGATGATGAATACTCAACAGAAGACAATGAACCCTGT GTTGGAGATGGAGAGGGAGGGGGTGGAATATCACTTGTAGGTACAAGTTGGGATGAAGAAGCATTAGCAATTGCGGAAGAAGTCGCTTTATCATTTGATGGAGACTTGGGAATATATGCTTTTAAGACATTTTTACATAACAACATTCGTGTTCGCATAGAAAAACTTTCAAATAA GTCTGGCTCTCCCAATATACAAGATATAGAAGCTTTTTCAAAAGCTTACAGAGCAAGGCTGGATAAAGCTGAAGTTGCTGGATCAATTACAGGGAATGTATCACTAGAG GTTTCCTCGCCAGGCCTTGAAAGGGTAATTCGAATTCCGCAAGATCTTGAACGGTTCAAAGAGAGAAATATGTATGTGAAATATATTAGCACAGTGGCTGAAACTGGTGCACCCTGTGAATGTGACGGTGTTTTCAGGCTCATTTCCTATGATTTGGAAACAAAGTGTTGCACATGGGGTATAGCTGATGTAAGAATTAACAGAGAAAAGGCAGGGAAAGGAAGACCACTAAACAAAAAACAACGTGAATGGCGATTAGACACACCCTTCGAAACATTAAAACTAGTACGTAACTATCCTGAATTTTGA
- the LOC141712282 gene encoding serine carboxypeptidase-like 42 encodes MGCCYLWLVVVVLLVVGGEGYPEEDLVVRLPGQPKVGFKQYAGYVDVDVKSGKSLFYYFVEAEVDPHHKPLTLWLNGGPGCSSIGGGAFTELGPFYPTGDGRGLRRNSKSWNKASNLLFVESPVGVGWSYSNTTSDYTRGDDATAMDMNIFMMKWLDKFPAFKSRDLFLTGESYAGHYIPQLAIALLDHKEHSKDYKFNIKGVAIGNPLLRLDRDVPSTYEFFWSHGMISDEVGLAIMNECNFDDYTFGSPHNVSDACNHAISEANTIVGNYINFYDVILDVCYPSIVQQELRLKKLATKISVGVDVCITYERRFYFNLPEVQKALHANRTRLPYPWSMCSNQLNYSDKDGNIDILPLLKRIIQNRIPVWIFSGDQDSVVPLLGSRTLVRELAHDLKFKVTVPYGAWFHQKQVGGWATEYGNLLTFATVRGAAHMVPYAQPSRALHLFSSFIRGRRLPNTTRPSIDE; translated from the exons ATGGGCTGTTGCTATTTGTGGTTGGTTGTGGTAGTTTTGTTAGTGGTAGGTGGAGAAGGGTACCCTGAAGAAGATCTAGTGGTGAGATTACCAGGTCAACCTAAAGTAGGGTTTAAGCAGTATGCTGGTTATGTTGATGTGGATGTTAAATCTGGGAAGAGTTTGTTTTATTACTTTGTTGAAGCTGAAGTTGATCCTCATCATAAACCTCTTACTCTCTGGCTCAATGGAG GCCCAGGTTGTTCCTCAATTGGCGGAGGAGCCTTTACTGAATTGGGTCCATTTTATCCTACAGGGGATGGTCGGGGCCTTCGAAGAAATtcaaaatcatggaataaag CTTCAAATCTTCTGTTTGTCGAGTCTCCGGTAGGTGTGGGATGGTCATACTCAAACACAACCTCGGATTATACTCGTGGAGATGATGCTACTG CTATGGATATGAACATTTTCATGATGAAATGGTTGGACAAGTTTCCAGCTTTTAAATCCAGGGATTTATTTCTAACAGGAGAAAGCTATGCAG GACATTACATACCACAGTTGGCTATTGCTCTTCTGGACCACAAAGAACATTCTAAAGATTACAAGTTTAACATCAAAGGAGTTGCT ATTGGGAACCCACTCCTCAGACTAGATCGGGATGTGCCATCAACATATGAATTCTTCTGGTCACATGGAATGATCTCAGATGAGGTTGGCCTGGCAATCATGAATGAATGCAACTTTGATGATTACACCTTTGGCAGTCCACACAATGTATCAGATGCATGCAACCATGCTATATCGGAAGCAAATACTATAGTTGGTAACTATATAAACTTTTATGATGTGATTCTTGATGTGTGCTATCCATCTATAGTACAGCAGGAGCTTAGACTTAAGAAACTG GCTACCAAAATTAGTGTTGGCGTAGATGTGTGCATTACATATGAGAGAAGATTCTATTTCAACCTTCCAGAGGTTCAGAAAGCTCTTCATGCAAATCGGACCAGGTTACCATATCCCTGGTCTATGTGCAGCAA TCAGCTGAACTACAGCGACAAGGATGGCAACATTGACATCCTGCCTTTACTTAAAAGGATAATCCAGAACCGCATTCCTGTTTGGATTTTCAG CGGAGATCAAGATTCCGTTGTACCACTGCTTGGCTCCCGAACACTAGTCCGTGAACTGGCTCATGATTTAAAGTTCAAGGTGACAGTTCCATATGGAGCTTGGTTTCACCAGAAACAG GTGGGAGGTTGGGCAACTGAATATGGAAACTTATTAACCTTTGCAACAGTAAGAGGTGCAGCCCATATGGTACCTTATGCACAACCATCACGAGCCTTACATCTCTTCAGCTCTTTCATACGAGGCCGGAGATTGCCAAATACTACACGCCCTTCTATTGATGAGTAA